A segment of the Trifolium pratense cultivar HEN17-A07 linkage group LG7, ARS_RC_1.1, whole genome shotgun sequence genome:
GACTGATGGGCTGTTGGTCTTTGCAAGGGTGGGACACGAGCGTGTGAGGGAGAAGTTGCTCGAAGGTTACTAGGAGCTGTCTGACTTAGATTTCGGAGTAGAAGAGGATGGAAACTGGAGGGTGGAACAGAATTTGGGGGTCTAGAAGATTGGAGATGTGGTGCAGGGGCACGTATCTCGCCACCAGTTTGAACATCTCGGGCGATTGAAGACCTAGTAGTGTTAATGAGAGGTGGTCTTGCAGAGACACCGGAGGAAGTTCCAGACTTATTGTAACCAGGCGGTACCATATGCTGTGACTTAGGAGCAATGGGGGGACTCAGCAGACTGGTTGCAGGAGGCTGACTGGGAGCAATGGAGGGACTCAGCAGACTGGTCGCAGGAGGCTGACCGGAAGAACCAGAAACCACTAATGACCGAGTAGCAGTTTGTTGACTCGAACGTAGATGCAACTGCCGCGGAAGTGAATCTGAAATCAAGATAGAGATTAGAAAAAATACTCGAAACAGAAAACTCAGTGCTGCAAGCCTTCCACATTTAGTGATTTGTATGCCTGCTGCTGAATAGATTACATAAACAAGACATGAATGCAAACACACTATGCGCAagagtattttgtttttttgggataagagtacatattttatttatttttggacaaaGGATAAGAGTACATATTTAAGTGTGTACCTTTGCCATCCTATCCCAATGTTAGACTAATTCGACCAACCAAGAACAATAATACCATAAAACtactgaaacaatttttttaaaaactgcaTATATAATTTTGCTTAAAATTGGCCTtcatagaaaaaaataaataataagagAAGCAAATTATTATCCTTGGCAACGACTCTCACAGCCTTAGTAGTATCTGCCAACTCAGGTTTATTGCTTCGGTAGAAACTTGATCAGTCAACAAAAAAACAGATGGCAAggaaagataaataaattaataaaccaCCAACACGAGACATAGTTGGAAAGGAATTGAAGTGAAGTTTGGTTTCGGTAACCAATCAAAATCAGAGCTTTAAAAGCAATGTTAACACTTAGATGTCTATGAAAAACAAACATACCATGTTGCATTCCTGAAGCACTGGGTGCTTTAAGATCCAAGCATTTAGACCTAAAAGCATCAGCCAATAACTTATTCACACAAACTGTGTTAAGATTTGTATCCAAAGTCTTCTTTGTTCGCTGAAATTCAACTTCCATCTCTTGAAATTTAACATCATACTTTTTTCGAAGCTCCGCTAATTCCTTTTCAAAATCAGATTTCAACCGCAATTTCTGCTCCAAAAGAATAATACTTTAGTAATAAGAAAAGATAGGAACCTAGAATAAGTATTCATCAGATTAAGGTCATATGAGTAAACCAGAAACTAACCGAATCTTCATGGCTTTTCGAAGTTTGTTCTAttgctttttgtattttttcaaattcaattttcagTGGATCATAGGACAAATGTGGAAGCCTTGTGGAAGACGAAGGGGCTGTAGATTGGATAGGGTGATTATTCATCTCCAAAGGAGTTGACAAATTTCTTGGGTTGGCAGACTGTGTTCTAACTCTACTGGCTGTAACTGAATCAAGATCTGAATTTGAGACAGGGTGCACGGCAGCTTGATTTGAATGTAAAAAAAGTGCCGAATTTGAGTGTGGCTGCGCAACATTTTTATTTGGAACCGCAGAAGATGGTTCAGGATGATGAGTGGGGATATCTGGTACATTGCTCGGCTGATGTTCATCTTCAGTTGCTAAATGAAAATTAGACAAACCCAGCATACCCAAGTTGGAAGAGAGCTCTGCAGCAGCTAATTGATGCACCTGCTTTGGAGGCACCGTGATTTGATTGGCTGGTACAACATCAGCTGAACGAGATGCCAGTTGAACTTGTTCATAAGAATTTTGCATTTCCCCAGCTGAATCCTTGTCAGCAGCAGACTCCACAGACGGCAATTGTTGCCCTTGTTCTAGAGGCTCCATGACATTAACTGGTCTAGAAGATACTGGAGCACTGGTCACAGTTCCGAGTACTCCTCCCTCCAGGTCATTTGTGGTACTATTATCCACCAGCACAGCATTTGTTGAAGGCTCTATATCCTTATGACAATCTGCCACTGCATGACTATTTTCTGGCACAGTGACAGGAATATCTCCATCAGGAATACTCAAGAGTCCATCAGGTATTTGTTGCTCCAAAGGTGGATTTGAAAGGGAAATTGTATCTCGACAACTGGTTGAACAAGCAGCTTGACAAGGCCTTGGTGATGAAACACCATCTATAACTGGCACATCTATTGAACCTCTGTCGGATATTTGAGCCACATATGAAGGGGGACTCTGCAGCAGACAATCAGTGAAATTGACGGCCTCAGACATTTCAACATGTACCTGTCTTTCTGATACACTTACAGAGTCCCCTCCATTAGTAGTTTCTTGCACTTCACCTGGAATTTGCCCTTCAGGTACGCTTGATGAGACTCCATCAGAACACTGGTGCACTGGATGTGTGGCATTCTCACAATCTGGCAAGCATGCGGTACCTAAACTAGGAATCTCACAACCATCTCGAGACCGATGGCCAAAATTTGCACACCTATTATCTTCATCTGTCATGCTTGTAGCACAATCAGAATTCTGTTCTCTGCAATCTGGCAAGCACGCGGTATCTAAACTAGGCTTCTCACAACCATCTCTAGACTCATGGCCAAAATTTTCAGACCTAATAGCTTCATCTGTCATGCTTGTAGCACCATCAGAATTCTGCTCTCTGGAATGGGAAAGTTTAGAGAGAATATTTTCCTGACTGACATGTTGATTTTCAGTTGTATTATGGTCCTCATTTCCAGAGACTGCCCGATCATTTGAAACCATAATGTCCATTTCATTAGCCCTGTCATGCTTGACCAGAGAATTTTGTTGTTCAACTGTTTTATCAACTGAAGGGGAATTTTTTTGAGGAACCACAGCCCCAGTCTCTTTCATGGATTCAGCCACATTATCACACATCTGCGAGTAATCAAACCCAGTCCCAAGTTCCTTTAAAGCAACTATGTTTCGCAATTCGTTTTTTGCCCAAGATTTCAAATCTTCCACCCAAGTGGTCTCACAGTCTTGAACCTTTAATATATGAGCTGAATGTTTGTCCTCGAGATCTTTGAGACTTGTTTCATACTGAAATTCCAGATCTTCAATCCTTTTTTGATGTTcaatattcaaaattttgagcatTTCTATTCTCGTCACCTCATTAGGAGAGCAGGATCGCGTGAATGCTAACTCTATTGTGTATTTTCTCTCCAATTCAGCCTTTTGAGCCTCATTAGACGCTCTCAACCTTTGTTTCTCTTCCTGGTGCATAAGGCGTATCTTATTCAGcgttttttcacactttttctgaatttttttaatgctTTTGGACAAATCTTTTTTGAACAATTCAACCTCTTGTGCCACTCCAGTACATGAAACTCTTGGTGATTTAGAAGCTTTTGGAGAAGAAGTATTATTACAATTTTCTGTACgatgtaaaaatattttctttagaCACCGCAGCATAGAAAAAATGAGGTCCACCTCTCCTTTCTTAcagtcaaaattcaaattttgttccGCAAGAATAAGAGAAGCCTTGTGGTCAAGTTTGTGATTTAGCAAAGAAGCAGCAGTCCAAATCTGAAATTTGCATAATACAAGGAGGGGATTATCAGTCATACTTATACATTACATACAAATAAATGCAACCACGGAATATATGCATTTACAAGAGGTAGAAAACAAAGTCCTATAACAACCTATTTTACATATTATTAACTACAATATACTAGAAAAAAAgcaaagaggaaaaaaaagtgATGTGACAGTAACATTCTCTCCGTTTCAAATGGAATAAAAAAGAACTGAGAAAAAAAGAGTGAAATTTATACAtattaagaacaaatattaAACAGAAGGAGGAAAATCATGTTGAGCTTTATATCTATCCTATGCTTTATATCTATCCTATGCTTAAGTTTTGTCCAttactatttttctttcttccataATCTTCCACAAATATGATGACAAAATGACTACAAGCCAAGTTTATTTGATTATACTTGTGCCCTGCACTGATGACAATGAGGCTTGAGTCTAGCCATGTTATGAACGAGCTCACTAAACAACGCAGAGCAAGATCAGCccaaacaaaaatttcaaagcaTACATGCAGTTGACTAACCAGATCAAGTGCAAACAAAAAATTGCTTTGATGGGTTGGCTTGCAACAGAAAAATGTCAAATGTgtgaaaaatcaacaaatttattattggatttccccaaaaataaataagatacaCACACAATACACAAAATTAGGGAAGCTAGATAGGATAAAACGAAATCAAATTCCAGAAAATACTACTGCTTGAAAGGAAAAAGAAGCCCAAATTTTAACAAGAGTCACACATCAGAGTATGGAAAGAATCAagaataaataaacaaacaaaacaccaattttatttattttatttaagaaaacatAAGCTATAACAGAAACAAGGATGTGATAGAGAAGGGGTGATTGAAGAAAAGGATTTTATAGATAAACATGCAAGAAATATTCTGACCAGAGATATTTGAAAAGCCTGTAATATTGACACGGGTTCCCTATCGACATGGTGATGGTTCATAACATACTCAAGAAAATTGTCAACCATATTCTTGACATTATCCTGCATTAGAAAATATGTCACCATAACATCAAATTCAAACTAATAATAGAGCTCAGATTTCGTTAGCACAAACAATCTGGTAATAAAAATGCAATCTTGTAAGGGGCCAATGCAGGAAAACAAACAGCAAGTAAAACTTAACAAAGAGAAAAACATGCTGCATACTGGAAGAAGAAGAACGTCACAGAGCTTTGTGATCTGTGGCTTCAGCAAAAGATGTAAGCTCCTCTGCTCATCATGTATTCTGCCGTTTTTCTCGGATCCAACACCATTATCCTGAGGTTTATCTGGTATTTGATCAAGCAAACAAAGTGAGTAAGGTTGATCAAGCAATAAAAGTGAGAAATGACAGTAATTAACATTGAATGGCTACACCAACACAAATACTTGAACTAGGAAAGAATTGAGTGACTTTACCCACTAGATCTCCAAAGATTCCTGCAAAAGTATATTACTGGCCTCAGAGGATATATCATAAAAACACCAAAGATAATTCTTACTATTAGTTAGTTAACCTCATTAATGACCTGTTTGttactaatcaatttaaaagcAATTATGATAGAAATAATTTAGAGATGTTTAGAAGAAGCAGAAACTGATTTAAGTTTGtcttattttttaaagtaatttttaaCTTGTTTGCATACAATAACATAGGACTAGAAGTGCTTATTTTCgacaaaataacatttttaagaaaaatcacattttttaaaacctggtaaaaaaaagtatattggAAAAACAATAGGTTTTAATGATAATTCTCAGGTACTTTCATATTTAGTTTAAACATATGCCTCTTTCAAAAAAGgtgattttttttcacaaagTTTGCATAACAACCAGCCACTAACCTGCCTTGACTCCAGTGGGTAACTTTTCACCTTCAGATTTCGATGTAGGCTGATCAACAGTATTGTTGCTCACTTTCATGCGCTTCTTTGTTATGCCTTCATTCACAGGGTTGGTCCCACCTTCCAAATTATTGAAACAATGAACTCTCTTCCGGCTCCGCTGAGATGGACTACTTGAGTACTTCCATCGAAAATGTTTTCCCTCCAATAGTTTAGTCCAAAAAGTTTGTGGTGACTCTTCATCCAGCGACCCAAGTTTCAGTTCACCAAGCAAAGGAAAATTGGAACAGTAGGATCCTCCGTTTTGCTGGACTTTCAATAAAATTGAGCGACTGCTCGTGTCCGAATCTTCACCAGCATCAGATAGACAGGATGTGAACTCTGAAACGGTTTTTTCTAGCAGTGGTATAGGACTTGACGTAGAAGTTGAACCGTCAAGGGAAACCCCCAACTCGTCAAAAAGACGAGAAGCACCCCACATCAAGAGAGTATGATTGAGACCCCGGCTTGAATATAGACAGTTTATGTCTAGGGCCTTATCTTGCGTAGCAAGAATTAAAGCTTTCTCTTCAGCAGTGAAAGCTGTATATAAACGGAACATTTTGATAAATTGAAACTGTGAATCAAGTGTTATCTTCTGAAGGGATCTTAGATCATTCATTGGGTTCCAATCACTATCAAATATAATAACAGTGTCAATTGATGACAATTTTATGCTAGGAAGGCAGGCACTAGTTTCCATCAGAAAGACAAATCGCTTATTATTCTTGTCATTAAATTTCTTAATGGCAGCTTGCTTCTTAGAAGATGAAAGACTTTTATCAATTCTTTCAAATGAATCTACATCAAATCTTTGTCGCAGGAAGTCATCTAAAATATCTCCAATTGAATCCTTTCCAATAGACTGCAAATTCAATAACAAATTCTTATAACTCAATTACCTAGTTTCCCTCAAGCGGATGAACACACAATATAAAAGAAAGCGGCGTATGACATTCCCTATGCAGTCACCAACAGACATACACAAGTACAGTCAGAAAATTAGAAAAAGTGGTCATGACGATGCCAAAAAAACAACCACCATGCCTCTGTGcatttgatttgctaaaaaaagaATGACTAGACAATACAAGAatccttgtttaatttttgaaaattgctGTGGGACAAAGCAAAACAAATCAAAGATAACAGTAGATGGGAAAAAAGTGCAAAAATGTGTTTCTCAAGAAAATCAAAGGATAACTTTTAGTCCCATGcacaatttaaagaaaaaacaaaaattccaCTTCTTGATAGATAACACTCATCCTCAAGTCCCCTTCTCTCCATCAATGGTTTTAACCTTTCTCCATCCCTCTCTTCCCCTCCTCTACTCGAAACTGTTTGTGTTGTACAATTACTACCAAACAATGAAGAGAATCAAAAGTTATGTCGTGAAGTGAACTAGTCTATGTTGTTAATCTCGGATAGCGGCGTGTAGCGCCGACCCTCAAAAATGCTATTGCGGTATAGCGGGTAGCGCTATAGCGGTCATgtacaaattaaacataaattccaacaacatacataaaatagaaaaatacccaaaattaaaaggacttttttacttaataattatactaaatattgtcatttaccATCAAAATAGGTTCTAAATAAAGACTAATAACATTCCATGATTTTTCTTCTCCCGATATCCTCAACCGATGCTTCTTTGCTCTTGTTATTCCTCCACTGGaagggtgaaaacaaaaatcacaaataATTGTTTTCTTGCTGCTGTCTTTATAAGAATTCCACTTCCAACCTATATCAAGGTTGTCACTAGTAGGCTTAATGAAGCCTCTGTTATCAGCAGTTCTAGAAGATGGTGCCATTGCGCTACCAAACCGCTCACTTAtgatttatttccaaaataaggattttcatcaatttttttccctccaaaACGCTAAAGCGGCCAAATAGCGCTACCAAAACGCTATTTTCCTGCAAATCGCGGCCGCTATTTCCGCTTCTCTAAATAGAGGAAAGCAGCCTTATAGCATAGCAGAGAGGTGGTAAAACGCTACGCTATAGCGCTATAGCAACATCCTAGGAACTAGTTACTCTTAAAGAGTCTTATTCATTAATGATAAAAACATGTTTCTAAGCTGTCGAAACTCTAAAACAATGCTCTATTCACTAATACCGTAATACGATCCTAACCAATCTTAAAAGAAAACTTGAACAGTGACAGTGAGATTTCTCTTACTCTAACAAGTAAAATTTTACCTCTCTCAATCACACACATAtatcaacaacacaacaacaacaaacaaacaaaaaaagccTTATCCCACTAGGTGGAGTCAACTACATGGATatggatcaaatgacaccataATGCTCTTATCTTAGATCATATCTTTAACCAAATCATTGACATCTAATCATGGTAGTCGGAATCACGAGTCAACTCATAAGAGAATACGAGACCACAATGTTGCTGCCACTGAGTGTGCTTGTGCAAGGCTAAGATCGCAAGTGGTGTGGGCGCGGCAGAATCAGCGCACAAAGCCACGGGATCATATGCATCAGTGTATTTTTGTCGAGTTGCAAAGAAGACACCTACTGGGTGTGTGGGTCAAGTATGTGACCCGGTTATGGAGTAACACAATAGTGTTTTTCACAAAGCATGGAAAGAAACTCATAGGCGATATATGGGAAGATAGTTTGCAAAATGCATACCTGGAAAAGCACGAGTGCCCGTAAGTTATTTTTTCTCAACTCTGTGAGCATTGAATCAAGTAGTTGCAGCTTGCCACTTGCTTTTATTCCAACATTTAGATACTCAACTAATTTTTCTTTGTCACTCGGATAATCAACTTCTTCAAGGTCCTTGAATAGTAAAGTTTGCACGGACGGATCATTAACATAGGGATGATTACAACACTGTCGAGAGATACCACAACCaaaaaatgaaaccatttagaAAGTTCATAGCCACTTGGCAGCTGTGGAGTTAATTGAATAAGTAAAGAAACACCATAGCAACTATTGCAAAAAATACTcagttgtttaccaaattcgtTCTAGTTTTTTGTTAGGGGGGCCAAATAAACTTCagaatatatacataaaaaattatatacaaaaaggattttaatgattaaaatagATAGATTCTTCAATTTAACCACATGAATCCAAACCTATTTTGATAATTGGTTGATGAATCTCAGATAGTAGGTTTAACTCCAACACATAAATTGGCTTGTAAGGCGAGAATTGTCCAGGCTTTGTAAGCTCTATTTAGGTCATATCACTAGGAGGTGTGAGATTTGTACTTTACTCAAGCACAACCCCACACCCAGAGCTCTTGTGTCTTCTGCCTGAACAATTTTGGTAGCGCAACAATGAATCTAGGATAGTCTCCAATATTATCTTAGGTTTTCAGCCTAACCCAACCCCACAAAACtagcttgtaaagtgaggattgttAAACTTGGATAAGCTCTATTTAGGCCATATCACTAGGCGAAATAGGACTTTATCCAATAATGAATCGTGCATGTATCAGATTGACTAAAACAGATGTTCAGTATTtgaaagtaattaaaaaaaatattgaaatgataaaattttaaatatttcactTGATAATAGTAAAGAATTATGATCAATctatcaataaaaatttaatgataATAAAGGAAAACTAATCAGTATTGTACTAACTAAAAATTGCGGAATAAAACAGCTAGAATCTAAACCAAATATATGTATGTGATCTTTGATATTTTGCAGtctaagaaaataattaaaaaagtgaaaCTTAACCTTCCGGATAGAAATAAGGACATCACGAATGGCCCCAACACAATCAATCTTGGGTGACGAGCAAAGAATTGAAGAATTTGAAAGTAAAGTAGCACAATATTGCTCAAGCTGCACGTGAGATATCTGTGCAGGAACCCAATACTCAACAAACCTATAGGAGTCAGACTTGCATCTGTTTGCAATATGACTTGACAATTTCTCCTTCGGCTGAACAACACTTTCATTGGAACTATATATTAAACTATCTTTTTCATTATCATTTTGACCATCAAGAGCCAGAACATTTTTGTCTTCCACAGCGCTATCCTGAAAAGCCAGTAGGATTAAATAGGCAACAAAACAAATTTGAGATGAGGGACAAGGCCAAACCTATACATCAAAAGAAACAAACCTTCAGGTGTCCAATTCCACTTGTGTAGTCACTCTTATCCTTCTGCACCATGGTTGGTTCAGTGTCATCTTCGTCCTGATCCTAATGAAAAGATACAAAAATATGAGACTTCCCACAAATTTACATAAACAAACAAATGTACAGGGATACATAttgataattttaatttaagggAAGAGATTTGATGTCTGGTCACCAGaggattgttgattaattatTAACCAGCAATCTATCATTAGTGTTGCGGCCCCCATATTAATTTGTTAGAGAAATAGTATTGTAAGcctttttgcaaaaaaaaaatcaagtaaaTTGATAGAAGGGGGACGATGTGGATAAAAGAAATCCAACCAACCTCAGCTGCACATGGATCGCACGACTCCTTGACTGTAGGATTATAATCTAACCTGCAAAGTAAAGAACCAATCACTTAGACGTGAAAAACACTTAATATGTTGAAGTGCCGATAAACCATCAGGAACAGATCAACAGGTAAAGGGTAAATGGTATAATTCCTAGTAAAAGTTCGTCCATATATTTACATGTTTATGTTGTATGTAAATATAGTAAATCAGTACcttgaaaaattacaaaaattggAAAACATTTTTGTAATTCTTtgcctaatttttattttttttgagtttgttATATATGGAGACCTAATCATACCGAGTCAACCTCAATAATTTGCTGCATTTATTGATGATTGAAGTTATTGGTTTTAGAGGAATGAGAAGAGAAATTAATAAGAGCTTGATAATGGCATGATATAAAAGACTGAACACTAATTCCTATTTATAGGGATACATGGACTTATAAtcctaaataaataaagaaatcaggaatcaaataataataaccaAGTGATATGGAAAATAATCCTAAGAGATAATCCAAGATACTCTTAAGATAAGAAACTAATCCTAGGAGATAAACTAATATACTCTAATACAATATCAAAGACattataagatattttcttatattctaACACTCCCTCTCAaactaaagcttactaagctttaagcttgttatgAATGTACCCTgtgaaagagaaaatataacaCCTAACATAATCAAACCCAAAAAGATATCTTGGGTAAACCAACAGAGTGACTATTCCTGTTGTTTTTTTTACGGTGACTATTCCCGTTGTTTTTACCTAAACTAATTGGTGATAATCAATTTGCACATGTTGCTTCtagtattttaaaataggaCTAAGCACGTTGAGATATATTGTCATTTCATTAGAGAGGATACTTTATCTAAATACTTACCACTAGCTTAACAAGTTCAAGTGATCAAT
Coding sequences within it:
- the LOC123898453 gene encoding helicase protein MOM1-like isoform X3 gives rise to the protein MVNSTRASQKAKDEENVRVTRSREKAKINGHPNLLDTDSTRKSTRETPLRKTNASSSSTQKSEQVEKATLPAPEARRKSERVEKKKTPSPLTKSGKTRNPSSSSSPSDSKSAGSLGSISRQKLQKEKSVKQLAFEAPEVTENEEHNVGTSQVKIKRMDARMYRSLFKDGKKGTIKKLSIGNCSDNKEVSKNGTLPSEDAKAKETRVDSSIDEQKCQSKGDNCSGAKIDELSKGSCSDINEVSKHGTLPSEDDKANETRVDSRLSGPMTNLAENNVTPGSFIPSNTPNYETSVVPIRVQSDCCRDETLPTLASGNSILDDDDMVSNNAGLGGGENLAPSKRKVITVDTESNVSSTISKGDNANLIPDALPSKLGGNESCSKRTRLDYNPTVKESCDPCAAEDQDEDDTEPTMVQKDKSDYTSGIGHLKDSAVEDKNVLALDGQNDNEKDSLIYSSNESVVQPKEKLSSHIANRCKSDSYRFVEYWVPAQISHVQLEQYCATLLSNSSILCSSPKIDCVGAIRDVLISIRKCCNHPYVNDPSVQTLLFKDLEEVDYPSDKEKLVEYLNVGIKASGKLQLLDSMLTELRKNNLRALVLFQSIGKDSIGDILDDFLRQRFDVDSFERIDKSLSSSKKQAAIKKFNDKNNKRFVFLMETSACLPSIKLSSIDTVIIFDSDWNPMNDLRSLQKITLDSQFQFIKMFRLYTAFTAEEKALILATQDKALDINCLYSSRGLNHTLLMWGASRLFDELGVSLDGSTSTSSPIPLLEKTVSEFTSCLSDAGEDSDTSSRSILLKVQQNGGSYCSNFPLLGELKLGSLDEESPQTFWTKLLEGKHFRWKYSSSPSQRSRKRVHCFNNLEGGTNPVNEGITKKRMKVSNNTVDQPTSKSEGEKLPTGVKAGIFGDLVDKPQDNGVGSEKNGRIHDEQRSLHLLLKPQITKLCDVLLLPDNVKNMVDNFLEYVMNHHHVDREPVSILQAFQISLIWTAASLLNHKLDHKASLILAEQNLNFDCKKGEVDLIFSMLRCLKKIFLHRTENCNNTSSPKASKSPRVSCTGVAQEVELFKKDLSKSIKKIQKKCEKTLNKIRLMHQEEKQRLRASNEAQKAELERKYTIELAFTRSCSPNEVTRIEMLKILNIEHQKRIEDLEFQYETSLKDLEDKHSAHILKVQDCETTWVEDLKSWAKNELRNIVALKELGTGFDYSQMCDNVAESMKETGAVVPQKNSPSVDKTVEQQNSLVKHDRANEMDIMVSNDRAVSGNEDHNTTENQHVSQENILSKLSHSREQNSDGATSMTDEAIRSENFGHESRDGCEKPSLDTACLPDCREQNSDCATSMTDEDNRCANFGHRSRDGCEIPSLGTACLPDCENATHPVHQCSDGVSSSVPEGQIPGEVQETTNGGDSVSVSERQVHVEMSEAVNFTDCLLQSPPSYVAQISDRGSIDVPVIDGVSSPRPCQAACSTSCRDTISLSNPPLEQQIPDGLLSIPDGDIPVTVPENSHAVADCHKDIEPSTNAVLVDNSTTNDLEGGVLGTVTSAPVSSRPVNVMEPLEQGQQLPSVESAADKDSAGEMQNSYEQVQLASRSADVVPANQITVPPKQVHQLAAAELSSNLGMLGLSNFHLATEDEHQPSNVPDIPTHHPEPSSAVPNKNVAQPHSNSALFLHSNQAAVHPVSNSDLDSVTASRVRTQSANPRNLSTPLEMNNHPIQSTAPSSSTRLPHLSYDPLKIEFEKIQKAIEQTSKSHEDSKLRLKSDFEKELAELRKKYDVKFQEMEVEFQRTKKTLDTNLNTVCVNKLLADAFRSKCLDLKAPSASGMQHDSLPRQLHLRSSQQTATRSLVVSGSSGQPPATSLLSPSIAPSQPPATSLLSPPIAPKSQHMVPPGYNKSGTSSGVSARPPLINTTRSSIARDVQTGGEIRAPAPHLQSSRPPNSVPPSSFHPLLLRNLSQTAPSNLRATSPSHARVPPLQRPTAHQSNPQTGYRPDSAGRLATPNLPLTGSHGNVSNQSNITSPNVISRLSDTAPANLSRFGPNSSSMVVNSSHQAASADLVCLSDDDD
- the LOC123898453 gene encoding helicase protein MOM1-like isoform X4, whose translation is MVNSTRASQKAKDEENVRVTRSREKAKINGHPNLLDTDSTRKSTRETPLRKTNASSSSTQKSEQVEKATLPAPEARRKSERVEKKKTPSPLTKSGKTRNPSSSSSPSDSKSAGSLGSISRQKLQKEKSVKQLAFEAPEVTENEEHNVGTSQVKIKRMDARMYRSLFKDGKKGTIKKLSIGNCSDNKEVSKNGTLPSEDAKAKETRVDSSIDEQKCQSKGDNCSGAKIDELSKGSCSDINEVSKHGTLPSEDDKANETRVDSRLSGPMTNLAENNVTPGSFIPSNTPNYETSVVPIRVQSDCCRDETLPTLASGNSILDDDDMVSNNAGLGGGENLAPSKRKVITVDTESNVSSTISKGDNANLIPDALPSKLGGNESCSKRTRLDYNPTVKESCDPCAAEDEDDTEPTMVQKDKSDYTSGIGHLKDSAVEDKNVLALDGQNDNEKDSLIYSSNESVVQPKEKLSSHIANRCKSDSYRFVEYWVPAQISHVQLEQYCATLLSNSSILCSSPKIDCVGAIRDVLISIRKCCNHPYVNDPSVQTLLFKDLEEVDYPSDKEKLVEYLNVGIKASGKLQLLDSMLTELRKNNLRALVLFQSIGKDSIGDILDDFLRQRFDVDSFERIDKSLSSSKKQAAIKKFNDKNNKRFVFLMETSACLPSIKLSSIDTVIIFDSDWNPMNDLRSLQKITLDSQFQFIKMFRLYTAFTAEEKALILATQDKALDINCLYSSRGLNHTLLMWGASRLFDELGVSLDGSTSTSSPIPLLEKTVSEFTSCLSDAGEDSDTSSRSILLKVQQNGGSYCSNFPLLGELKLGSLDEESPQTFWTKLLEGKHFRWKYSSSPSQRSRKRVHCFNNLEGGTNPVNEGITKKRMKVSNNTVDQPTSKSEGEKLPTGVKAGIFGDLVDKPQDNGVGSEKNGRIHDEQRSLHLLLKPQITKLCDVLLLPDNVKNMVDNFLEYVMNHHHVDREPVSILQAFQISLIWTAASLLNHKLDHKASLILAEQNLNFDCKKGEVDLIFSMLRCLKKIFLHRTENCNNTSSPKASKSPRVSCTGVAQEVELFKKDLSKSIKKIQKKCEKTLNKIRLMHQEEKQRLRASNEAQKAELERKYTIELAFTRSCSPNEVTRIEMLKILNIEHQKRIEDLEFQYETSLKDLEDKHSAHILKVQDCETTWVEDLKSWAKNELRNIVALKELGTGFDYSQMCDNVAESMKETGAVVPQKNSPSVDKTVEQQNSLVKHDRANEMDIMVSNDRAVSGNEDHNTTENQHVSQENILSKLSHSREQNSDGATSMTDEAIRSENFGHESRDGCEKPSLDTACLPDCREQNSDCATSMTDEDNRCANFGHRSRDGCEIPSLGTACLPDCENATHPVHQCSDGVSSSVPEGQIPGEVQETTNGGDSVSVSERQVHVEMSEAVNFTDCLLQSPPSYVAQISDRGSIDVPVIDGVSSPRPCQAACSTSCRDTISLSNPPLEQQIPDGLLSIPDGDIPVTVPENSHAVADCHKDIEPSTNAVLVDNSTTNDLEGGVLGTVTSAPVSSRPVNVMEPLEQGQQLPSVESAADKDSAGEMQNSYEQVQLASRSADVVPANQITVPPKQVHQLAAAELSSNLGMLGLSNFHLATEDEHQPSNVPDIPTHHPEPSSAVPNKNVAQPHSNSALFLHSNQAAVHPVSNSDLDSVTASRVRTQSANPRNLSTPLEMNNHPIQSTAPSSSTRLPHLSYDPLKIEFEKIQKAIEQTSKSHEDSKLRLKSDFEKELAELRKKYDVKFQEMEVEFQRTKKTLDTNLNTVCVNKLLADAFRSKCLDLKAPSASGMQHDSLPRQLHLRSSQQTATRSLVVSGSSGQPPATSLLSPSIAPSQPPATSLLSPPIAPKSQHMVPPGYNKSGTSSGVSARPPLINTTRSSIARDVQTGGEIRAPAPHLQSSRPPNSVPPSSFHPLLLRNLSQTAPSNLRATSPSHARVPPLQRPTAHQSNPQTGYRPDSAGRLATPNLPLTGSHGNVSNQSNITSPNVISRLSDTAPANLSRFGPNSSSMVVNSSHQAASADLVCLSDDDD